The Drosophila subobscura isolate 14011-0131.10 chromosome A, UCBerk_Dsub_1.0, whole genome shotgun sequence genome includes the window GATTTGACACTGTCAGCGGAGTGGAGGAATCGTGCCCGATTTATAATTAGTTAACGCTTTTGCCCCCACTCGAGAATGATTTATTCGATTGTTATTTGTATCGTTTGTCTGGGccaccaaaacccaaaagtgGCCCAAAAACTGaatccaaaaataaactgcaaaTCTGATAAAAAAGACCAAAAGCCAAATTTAAAGTCAATTTTCATATGAATTATTAGTTCGAATCGGGTGGGGGCGGGTGTGCCGGCAGACTGTTGCTGGGGAGTTACCCTTATCGATGGAACTGATGGATCCGCCAGACTGTGACCAGAACATTGATGGATCCCCTAGACGATAGATCTGTCACAGAATGTTTCTGATTTCTGATCTTTACACTGATCTTGGTTCCGTTTTAGTGGGTAAAGATTATGAGTTGAGGATCAGCTAGAGGGGTTCTGGCATAGATATGGGAAACGATCAACCTTTAGCGGAATTTCGCAATCTCTTCAGCAGAATCTGAGCGAAATGTAGGAATTCATATAACAGATTATGTCACGATCGTATGGGAACTCGCCCGACACTGGTTCCCCCTGGTTACAACATCACATCAAAGAACCCAGAACCTGCTTGATCAATAACAAACAATATCAAACTTATACATACCTATACACATGGGTATTACATGTAttaaggtacatatgtacatagctagGTGCATCGGTATATAGAAATAGACGATCGCCATCTGCAATGCACTCGAGACTGGGACTCAGGTGTCACTTCCCACGTCCCATGTACCGTGTACCATGTACCATATCCCACGCTACCTCATCcttccccccctctctctgcgtTACTTTGTAAACTTTGGCTGCATGCCccctgtggctgctgatgctgatgcgacGGTTGACGTTGATGCAAgtcaaaatatatatataagtattTCTGTGGGGGTACGAAAATTGTCACGTGGCTTGgacttacaacaacaacaacaacaggtaCAGTAGCCCgtacagcaaagcaaaaaaaaaaacagaaacaacaacaaaaagcggcGAGAAAAAGTTGACACGGCAACGCGGAACGAAGAGAgcaaaaccgaaacgaaaataaatcgaaattttgcaattttctgcgGTTGTTCCACCACCCCCATCCGCAAACCGTTCACCgtttaccatttaccattcCTTTAATTTGTTTCACTCCCCGGCCACCTCTTTCACTTTCTATTCCCCGCTTTTCACGTGTGGGCTTTTTATCTGTCTCTGTTACATTTCGCCGTGGCTCTCTCATTCGCTTCGTTCCTTTGTAGTCCCAGTaagctcctctctctctctcttctctgacTGTCACCATTGCTTCCGATGTGCTCCTGTTCTTGCTTCAATGTCCCTACTCTATTCCAGTTCCATTTGTTCATCATTGCTCCGTTCTCTTCTCGCATCAACTTCCATGTGTGTTCTGGCTCTGTACTCTTCAGTAATGTTTGCCCTTATGCTCGTTCATCTTCCCATTTTGTACCTTTACCGATTCAACCTTGTGTTCCACCTTTCTATGCATATTCCCCTGCaccattttgtttattgctcTACGCCAAATGTGTTCCTCCTCATCTCGAAAATGTTTCTCTTTCCCACCCATTCTAAGATCATTGACTACGTGGGAACAATCACCTGAACGAGGAAATCACATGCAGATCCGATACGAACCGCATCTCGATATTCCCCTCCCTTTTGCCATACCCTTTCTCTGGGCAGGGGTATCCCTCTCCCGCCCGTTCGTCCATCTGTTGATCTCAAAATGTCGCAAAAATTCTTTGGCAACGTTCACTTTGACTGTGGATACTCTATGCTCGGGGATCTACTTGTAGTTcgcctttgttgttgttgttgttgttgttgttgccttccTCTCAAGAAATCGTTCAAtgcaaaaagggaagaaaaaagaTCGCGTAAAAAACAATGAGTATGCCTCTCGTTCGCTTGAGGCGACGGCGGCGACGGTGGTGCGCTGCTCTGGTGGTGCCGATcgtggtgctgatgctgattctgattctgattctgttgATGCTGCTTGTGGTGGTATGGTGTAGTGAAGTGGTGTAGTGGTGGTGGCTCGGGGCTCGTGATTGGCGCACACATTGGCAAACGAGAgcactttatttttaaacGTTTTAAAAATACGATCATTATAGAATTTGCGGCTTAGTCATACCCCGCTGCGGCAGCATAGCCAAAATGTGCCAAGCGATTTGACCAGAACCAAGTCGTGGCGGCACGGAACCAAACGAAACGCACAGATGGCCTGGGGGTGGCTGTAGGGGTGTGGGGTGTAGGTGAAAGTCTCGCAAAAAGCCTTAAAGCTCTCGCCTATGAGCATGAGTTGTCACAGTTGCGTTGCGACATGCGAGTGAATATtcgaaattgaaaacaatttgtgtgcCGTGAAAGATCAAACAATGTTGGTTTCTACTACACAAGAAAGGCGCGCCTAACCTCACTTAATCTTCATACAAATGATGATCCAAATAATCCAAGCACTTGACATCAGGACATCCATCAAGTGCAGTAAATGTCCATTGGATTTGCTTAGTAATTTCTCTAGAATGTACGAGCACTCGTTACGTTACGCTCTGAAGATGATCATGCGTTGGGGATAGCACAGATTCCctctcaaaatcaatttagaTCACGATAACAGAATTTTATATCGATCCATTGCAatatttaaactaaaaatgaaATAGTTTTAATGGAAGCTTCCTCATTTAATCATAGGAAAATGCCATGCGATTCCGTTGAAGCGGGAATTTACTTTTAAATTGGGTTACGACTGATCGTTCACAACTTCGACGATTATAATCTACAAATATAGAGAGAATTCCATGATATTCAATATCTTCTTCAGTGGAAGATCCTCTTGGAATGAATTTTAAGCTTtgatttgtgcatttttccaGGCCAGTCCCACGGCTACCACCCATAAGTAGATATCGCCCAGCCGCGAAGATCCAATGAGAAAACCAgctgaatttttttttttttttttgttttcagttgctaacttttaattaatccatttttcattattttgttgGTAGTTTTTCAGGCtctttcttctgtttgttgctgctgctgcatgtggtCACAAATGTTacaattattgttattgttattgttattgttgctatCGTTGCTCTCTTGTCAAATGtttaatatataaaaatactgatttttatatatttaatatgttATGTCTAGGCATTTAAATAGGTCTCCTTACAAAGATATCCCATTGATgcactcaaaaaaaaaagaaacatttccatcttaattgttttcttctgtcgttgtatataaatatattgtatatatgtatgtatgtatttatgtatattgtatataattattatgaaCTTTTAGATGTAATTCCGTAACTATTCATATATAataatgtatttgtatatatgtatataaatctAATGTTCTGGCTCTCAGTTGTTTTTATGGTTTGTTGggtgtaaatatatttttgtatttatctCTATAATTCATTAAGCTTCAGTTTTCAAcagttttgtttaaaatttgtttgttttttttgttttattaaattttgtatttttgttttgtatatcacaagaattttcaattttccattttccattttccaaaagaaaaaacaaaaacaaaacccttACACATAAGAGCTCTGTAcgcgtgcgtgtgtttgtgtgtgtttgtgtgtgtaaaagtgtgtgtatgttttgttgtgttttaaAGCTTGACTCTTAACAATTTTATTCTCTCAgttttcagttgcagtttcacAATTTTCCCTCTCGTCTACCCCCTACCATCTCTTCTTTTCtgtacgtttttttttgttttaaatgaaattcttGGGGCGAAAAAATGAATATGTTCCGGCGCGCCTTTACTGCCGTCTGTTACCCGATTTTGTAcacaataaaattaattatttacacTTTCCGACGCTTACACAAAAAGGGTTTAAAGTTTAACATTAAATTTAATCtcttaaattataaaaaaaaaataataatatatgttATAGACCATTGTTCGGGGtttaatgacaaaaaaaaaaaaaattatccATTTtccttaaattaaatttgttcttaaaagtatagcaaaaaaaaagcatctatatatagatatatccTTAGAGATTAGGTGGGGGAGGGTGGAGGGGGTGGTTCTGATATGCTTGGAAGATATATGATATTTGATGGGGGGAGCGAGGAGGTGGGAACCCATCCTCTTAGCAAATAACCGAAGAACGACGTTCGCTTAAGCTcataaagaaaatgtttatattaAATGGTAATTGCTTAACGCTAGGAAGGCCAGGCCCAGTGACTGCCATAACTTCTTGGTGGGATCTCGGCTCCGCACAcccgctgctcctccatctgttgctgctgctgctgctgctgcttatgcCACCAGTGTCAGATTAGTTGCCGCTGAGGCTGCCGTGTTGGATGTTGGCCTTGCCTGCAGCACCTGCACCGCCGGATGATGACTGCTGGCGGCCATGGCAGCGGCCAAGGCATCCTGATCCAGCCAGCGTTGCAggtgcgcctgctgctgctgctgctgctggtgctgcggctGGATGTACATCAGATTGTCGTTGTAGACGGCGGCATGGAGCTGCAGATTGAGGCTGAagttgctggcgctggcgctgcccgtggcggtgccgccgccgcaattcctgctgctgctgctggcactgtcgctgtaggtggaggagctgctctcGTAGCCGGACACGGGTGAGCCCTTGGGACAGCAGAAGCCGGTGGGGGAGAGGGCTGGTGCCGAGAACGGGCTGAGGACGCTCTGGATGGGCGTGGATGTCTTGCTGGCGCTTCTGCTCTGAAACTGGTGCTGAGGACTCCGGCCGGGAAATGTCTGCAGTTGGCAGGACACCGGGGAGCCGCTACCGCTGCCATTCGAAGCTGCCTGCAGGTGCATGACCAGCGGCGACtgaaagctgctgctgccggagaGCGAGCTccgggcgtgggcgtgggcgtgggcgtgcgCGTGGGGGGAGGGCGAGAGGCAGGCCGGATACGGATGATTGCTCCAGATAATGGGATCCCGCTGTTCGCCCaccttcttgtttttcttgaggcgacgctgctgcttcttgccaTTGCGATCCTCGTGCTGATCCTCATCGGCATCGCCCTCGACCgcctcatcatcgtcgtcctcGACAATGtgatcatcctcctcctcgtggACATCCACCTCATCAGTCTCCTCCGAATCCCCGGCaccagcggcggtggcggtggcggcggcagcggcatcatcatcgtcgtccaGGAGATATGGCTTGAAGAGTTTCACCTGCTTGGAAGGGAGCTTGCGCTCATGCTCCGCCTCAGCCTCGACCtccacatcgacatcgacatcctcgctctcctgctcctgctccggctcctgctccggctcctgctccggctCGCACTTGATCGTCTCCAGTTTGCTGATCTTGTCGGGCTGCACTGGCGTGCTGCTCACCTTGCGCTTCCTGAATGTCAGATCCACACCGGCAGCAGTGCGCGGCCGAtggtgctccagctccagctccatttccatctcgAGCTTTTGCTGGCGGCGCGCGGAGCTGCCCAGCGACAGATCCATGGGCGCCGGAGTGGGTGCTGCCTCCAGGCGACCCTGCCCAAGCTGATGATCCGCTGGCGATGGCTGGGCCTGCGCTCCCTGGAGCTGGGCAGCCAGGGCATGGTGATGGTGCGGCAGGTAGGTGTGATAAGCGGCATAGGGATGGACATGCGGATGGgcatgtgggtgtgggtgtgggtgagggTGTGGAATGTGGCTGGCCACCGGGGAGACCGCGATTGGCACTTGCGTTGGCACTTGGACATTGGCAGCGCtgggactgtggctgctgctgccgctgctctgggTATATGGCAATGGGTTGGCACTGAGGGCTGATGGCGTTGGCGTCGCTGTGGaggcactgccgctgccgctgccgctgctgctgctgctgcttgtgctgttgttggccaTGGCTACTGCGGCAACAACGGCCACGATTTTGGCCGCCGACAGGACACCACCGGATGTGATGGAgccttggctgctgctgccattgcttgtggcactgccattgctcaggctgctgctgctgctgttggcgaCTGCTggaagctgctgttgttgctgctgctgctgttgctgctgttcttgctgttgctggtggggatgcactgctgccactggcacggCCACGGGCACCGCCACAGGCACATGCAGATGCGGATGGGCAGCCAGCGGATGCGCATGCgcatgtggatgcggatgctggtgctggtgctgatgctggtgcggATGGTGGGCGGCAGCGAATCCATTCGCCAGCAGATGATGGGCATGgtgtgccgctgcagccgccgctgctgctgcagccgctgcggcATGATGGtgcagatgatgatggtgatgcaTCTGATGGACCAGCGGATGGTCCAAATTGTGGAACTGATGCGCCTTCACCTGTCCAGGTGTCGGGGACACCGACTGCtgttgatggtgctgctgctgctgctgctgttggtgctgctgctgctgttgctgctgctgctgctgctggtgctgattgTTTGCCACCGAGGAGCGTAGATTGGGCTCACATTGCAGCCACTTTTGGATCTGGCGTCGATGGATGTTGTACTTGCGTGCTGTGGCCCGCTGGTTTCCCTTGCAGTCATTGTCGTTGCGATACGATTCCAGGACCTGCAGCTTAAAGTGAGGCGTGAAGATGCGCCGAGAGCCCATTTTGGGGCTGCCCGaggagctgttgttgttgggttcCGACTGATCCTTCTGCTGTGACTGTGATTGTCGCTTCTgcgctcccactcccactcccgaTGATCCATTGATGATCGAACTTTGTTCGCTGGTAtccatttttgtttgattttgggtGCTCGGTGCTCGTGTAAAACGGTTTCTATCAAAAATATAgatatttctctttctctctctctctctctctctctcttgctttcCAGTTACTTTGTATATTGGGTTTGATTGTATCAGAAGgctttgttggtgttggtgttggagCTGCTGTAGCCAATGCTGCTACATGCGTGCGACGCCTGCGCTTTCATAACTCGCGATCCGGCAGccctggtctctggtctggcCTAAGGCGCCCACggcgactgagactgagactgcgtcagcgacaacgacaacgacaacgatgacgatgacgacaacaacgacgtTCACGTTGACAGCGACGTCCGTCCGTTCGTACGGTAcgctctctcgcacacacaggcTAACCCACAGAGTGTGTAAGCCAACAACTAACTACACGCGGGAAAAAGTTCcgtaaaaaaacacacagtaaaaaaataatagtTATATTgattgcacacaaaaaactataGATGAACGTTTTTAGCCTTTGGTCGCGTTCAGCAGTTTTGTTAGATAGTGTTTaggtgttgttttgttttctgtttttgtatagttattttataatttatttctgttttttgctttttttgctgctgcgtgCTGCTCGAACGACGATGGCGCTGTTTCTGAGTTTGGATTTCAGTTTTGAGCTGTTTCGCTGCTGTTCTTTTTGAATGCTgctcgagtgctgctgctgctgctgctgctatatggctatgg containing:
- the LOC117896527 gene encoding DNA N6-methyl adenine demethylase, producing the protein MDTSEQSSIINGSSGVGVGAQKRQSQSQQKDQSEPNNNSSSGSPKMGSRRIFTPHFKLQVLESYRNDNDCKGNQRATARKYNIHRRQIQKWLQCEPNLRSSVANNQHQQQQQQQQQQQHQQQQQQQHHQQQSVSPTPGQVKAHQFHNLDHPLVHQMHHHHHLHHHAAAAAAAAAAAAAHHAHHLLANGFAAAHHPHQHQHQHQHPHPHAHAHPLAAHPHLHVPVAVPVAVPVAAVHPHQQQQEQQQQQQQQQQQLPAVANSSSSSLSNGSATSNGSSSQGSITSGGVLSAAKIVAVVAAVAMANNSTSSSSSSGSGSGSASTATPTPSALSANPLPYTQSSGSSSHSPSAANVQVPTQVPIAVSPVASHIPHPHPHPHPHAHPHVHPYAAYHTYLPHHHHALAAQLQGAQAQPSPADHQLGQGRLEAAPTPAPMDLSLGSSARRQQKLEMEMELELEHHRPRTAAGVDLTFRKRKVSSTPVQPDKISKLETIKCEPEQEPEQEPEQEQESEDVDVDVEVEAEAEHERKLPSKQVKLFKPYLLDDDDDAAAAATATAAGAGDSEETDEVDVHEEEDDHIVEDDDDEAVEGDADEDQHEDRNGKKQQRRLKKNKKVGEQRDPIIWSNHPYPACLSPSPHAHAHAHAHARSSLSGSSSFQSPLVMHLQAASNGSGSGSPVSCQLQTFPGRSPQHQFQSRSASKTSTPIQSVLSPFSAPALSPTGFCCPKGSPVSGYESSSSTYSDSASSSSRNCGGGTATGSASASNFSLNLQLHAAVYNDNLMYIQPQHQQQQQQQAHLQRWLDQDALAAAMAASSHHPAVQVLQARPTSNTAASAATNLTLVA